AAACTGGCCACATCCTcacttttataaaatatttagatttttcttagttttattgtttgtcttctcAATTTCTGTCGGTATACAAAACACACTTTGGCAAAGCCCCTCCTTACATATACAAAACCCCCAAACGGTCACGAACACACTTttgaacatatatattaatatcGCAGATAAATGATTATATGACTATGAGGGGGAGcttgactatagcattctctcttgctTTGACTTCAGCCCTGGTGTCTAATAGACTCATAAAACGGAAAAGCTGCTTTTATACCGCGatcagaaaataaattaatattccGAAAACCGCATTGCATTTTACCTTAAAATACGCTTTAATTACTGatttaattattgattttaaaaacaacaatgtTGATTATTTCAGGCAAACGCAGTGTCGGTTTTAAATGTAGGATTTGAATAgatgccaaaaaactttttgccatgcccactctaacgtccTAAAGCCGTCAAACCGGTCACTCCCaaatttttgaacaatttcaaaattttcctcattttattccccaataaaTACCTATATCCCAGAacaatgatgaaatttcgcgttcgcattcattttcctattctattttttatttctattaattttattcttgaaaagtattttttaattttttgacaacaaattttgaatttacTTGTTTGAAATCCCACTAGATAAGTGAAGGGTATAAAGAGTTCTCCCTTATTTTCATAATCTGTGGTCGCCAGTTATTCCGTCAGTTCTTCGCTAACGAAGTTCGCTGTTGGCTCGGTATCGACTGTGCAGTGTAGAGACTCCCTTCGATGGTCCTCCTGCTGCGTTTCGTCCTTGCTAAGGGCTTTGCCTTCGCGCTTCGTCAACCATGACCTGATCTGTAtggtttattttgttttcatttgaggaagtataaatacatttagcTTGATGTTTATATTTTAGACAGCCGTAACGGATCATGAAATAACGCCTCCATACTCTAGATATAATTTTATCAACAAAGAAGAAGAATTAACCGTATATTGTAATTTGacaaaaatgttgtatatttttcttcgTAATAAGATCGATAGGGCATAGTTCTTATAATACAAAGCCGGCTTTTCTTACATACGTATAAGTCCTTACAATTTCTTAactgaaatttataatttttttgacaagtgtaaataaattgttatcttggcaaaaagtaaaagttttacaaaaattctaaaaaaatcATATTGATGTCAGCAATTAGATGTGCAATCACCATCTAGTGTAGCAGCAACATTTCCTAATTTTCGTGAAAGATGCATCTTTCGGCAATTAATATCAGTTTCAAGTGATTCCATAATCTTTAAACAAAGGTAAATAAGTTGATTATACACAAAATTactaaaattcaaataatgcAGTTTACCTGATCCTTATATTTAgttatataaatgtataactCTTTTAATGCAGATATAGTATCAAACTCTTCGTTTTGCCTTACTGATAGCTGTTGCATAGCTGTACTCATTTCCTGGTCGCTTATTTGTGGGAGCCTTGACACATCGCGGTAAAACTCTTTGACCATAATTCTATAGTTTGGAATATCCTGCCATATAAacaagttaaataaatattaatgattttgttaaaatattataatatataataatatatttatttattttttctttattatttataaatataaaaattttttagttatgtataattattataaaggTAATCATCTAAGTAATATATATtaccaatatatatgtatattccaaAATTTAAAGGCTCACATTTGAAAAAAATGATAGGGAAAAGATGTTAAAGTctaaatgtataaaatgtttttgctttgttttattgtcaTTAGAAATAATGCCTCGTTAATAGGTTTTTTGgttgattaattaatttgatagACTCCGTATTTacaagaaaataacaaaacagaaGGTTTACCTGGTGCTCAGTTTATACGTTACTTCGGTAAAGCGAATGCGAGATAAATTTTTAAGCGTTGAAGAGGCCGTCTTGGTATTGTATCTTccatgcttaatctcaacattctatattttcatacggacggacagggccagatcgactcggctattggtGCTGATCAAAAATTTTTATAGTTTACATGTTCGGAAaagcttccttctgcctgttacacacttttcaactGATCTAATATTACCCTTTCCTCTACGAGTAGCGggtataataatttaaaacaaacatatttaaagACTAGCAAAACCCTATCTAAAGTACTACAATTTTAtcacattttaaaattttttttgcattcaaATCTTTGATAACGTTTCGTTAAATTCGGTGTTTCGACTGTTTTTAGAAAAGCTATCATCTGTCTATGTACCCTGAGAAGAGTTTCGATTTGtcataaattgaaaactaagATGAAACTAAACCCTGCCTTCATTCAAAGAATTTTTGAAGAGCTACATCttcgaaattaaaaaaaaagctttcGACATTAGAGTATTGCTAGAATtaatattcgctttgttgttttttttccaaacAAACATAATGGGTATTTTACACTCACCTTAGCAAACAGCAACTTATTCGACGGCGAATCTTTTCCAAGTCTATGCTCTGATGTTGAGCAAGCGTCCATAAATGTTTGTGCAATGACACTTAAACAGGAATCAACGCtgtatgttttatttacatcaaatataaaatccggattttttataaaattaaccCAGAATCGAAGAGGCAAACAATTGGACTTCCAAGCGTGCACAATATCAGTATCAGCGATATCATGGCGTCGCGCAGCTTCATCAAGTAAGTCAAAGAGCCATTTAACGGCAGGTGGCAACTCCTCATTAACAGTTAAAATAATTGAGAAAAAATcatcaacaaatttttgtatagttccttttgtggccaaaaggcGTGTAAGGTAGACTTCTGGTATTGTTTTGTTCACCCTGTCATTACAATTATTTACGACATGCGATTGAAATGCTGGTGATCCTCCGGATAAAACGGAGTTTTTAATGTTCATATAATGATCAGGTATATTGGGCTTAACAAGATGGTAAAGCCGGGGCTGTTGCAAACCTGATTCGATATCattgttaataataatatgattttgcgaattgtttataaaataaactgcAAAAAGGTAAAactgttaattaaaatattaaatattgagCTTAGTACTTACAATTGTGGTATGGTGCCGAATTTTGGTTTTTACTGTATGGTATATGATAATTATCATTTTGCCGTGCAATTAGTGACATTACTGCAGATTCTTTGACTCCATAATGAGCTAATGTGTTAAGGCGTTTCCATCCATTAACGGTTTTGGTTGTTAAGTCTTCATCTTGTAATGTAAGATGACCTCCTCGGCCGTGTCTCCATTCTAAGTCTACTTCGTGTACAGATGGCCTCATAGAGAAAGGAGTGTTTTTAAAAATCGCGTCAAGGATTTTAAGCTTAACTTGAGAAATGGTATCCCAATCGTTTACGCGACATTGGACTTTTTCATCAAGATCATCttgtaaaatatgcaatattACAACAGAATGGGTAACTTGTTCATGCAGAAGACGCTCTTCTGAAAGTGAGTAACGGGCATCGTTGGTTATTGCGTCCACTAAAcccttttcaatttgatgCTTTATTGCtttgaaaagcaaaaataaatttgatccGGCGTACTCTTTAAGGTAATCGTACATACAAATTGCTAGGTAGTTGGTTAACATTTTTTCAACAACGCTTTCAGTACGCCTTAGCATCAGCTGAGGATGTTTACTGGCAAGTGATTTATCTATTAAACGTAATAAAAGGGACTTCAAAATTTCCGTGGCATATTCCATCTTGTTCATTAAAACAACCATTATTAATGAGGCAACGTTAACTCGGTCTCGAATTGAAAATGATGAACGTTGAGCTTCTAATGTTTCTATGaacattaataaaaaatatttattgccaaTCAATTGTTCAAATTGTACCATAGCTGCGTCGTAGTTAGTCTGTGGGCTACCTTCACGAAATTTTGGAGAATTTAAAATAGGATGATCTGATACACCAGGGAAAAACACCTTCATAATATAGTTCACGTGATCTAAAGTTGGTATGCCTGTGCTCTCCAAATCTGCTGTTAGGTCGGTCATGTCCGTTTGGAGCTCAGCGAATGCCTGTTTACACTCAGAACGTACGTTGCTTTCTAATGTAATCATCTGTATCTGAATTCGTTTATACTCGCGTTCTGCTTGTGTTGATTTCCTTCTGAATATTATGAGTACAATTACAAAAACAACGACCAGAAGTGCTACCGTTAATATGCCGACTAACAAGGCATGGGAGAAAACATAGGGTTTATTTAAATCATACTTAAGATATCCTATTACAAAACGAAGATTTCGACCTACTTTAACGACAACAAGAGGTAAATCAGTCGATTGATCCACACCATTTTCATCAGTTGGAAGTGGTTGTTGCTCCGGCGGAATGCATAAAAGTTGGTTAAGTGCCAGGCTGGTAATATTGCATTGTGAAGTTCCAATAGTTACATTTACATCGTACTCATCAGCTGCCAAGTTTAAAAGCTCGCCTTCTATGACCAAGCTGTCACCCTTGTAGAGTTTAACTCCGTCGTTGggaaatggcaaatatttgggGTCTGCTAAATAGACAATAGTGCTCCTTATgtcatgaaaatatttattcaagtTTCGAACTAGTTGTACATTGTCCATTACAAAACTTAGTTGTAAGTTTAGTTGAGTTTCATGAACCTTAACGAATGTGGTGTTAACAAAATAGTTGGCCGAAGATCCTTCATTTGTGTATAAGCGAAAGTTGTCTCCAAAGTTGGCTCGCCTCTTTTTTCtttcatattcatttttataccTGGTTTCAGCTGGAATCGAAGAATTCTGTAAGTGCAATTCAGTATCCATCTTTCTGTTCGTCTTTTTAAACGTCtcaaatttgtaatttactGGAGGAGATGGACATTCCATTTGATTAGAGTTGATCACCACACAAGATGTTTTATTTACTCGTTCATTGTCATAAAACACTTCTAGTTCAGGTTTTTGAATGGAATTAAGATATATTCCATGAACGGTGAGGACTCGACCACCACTTTTAAAACTACGCAATGGCTTAATTTGCATTATACGCGGGTCCTGTGTATAGTTAAAAATAGAGCAGGGTTGCCGGGGTGGTGAACGGAGATGATAAGAACCAAAACTACTTCGAGTCGGATTTGTATTGGTAATGCTTGGGGCTGAGATCTGACATTCTAACGTTCTGTTAGCACCATCAATAACTAGATGAAGGGACCGTATTGGTTCAGGTTGGGTAGCTTCTGATGTAGTACAACTAACTTGGGATGATGAAGCTTGTGTAACATCTATATGACACTCATACTCATCTAAAAATGCTCGCATAGTTGAGCCAATGTTCAAAAACTTTCCAATTAAAGACAATTGTGTCCCTCCCGACCTAGGGCCAATTGTGGGATATAAACCTGTTAACAGCACATTCTTAAAATGAAACTGAACACTTGATTCAGTAAACCCTGCATCATTTGCAACTTTTATGGGTGCAGACATTTCGTACAATGCTGCCCCAGTCCGGCATTCAATTTTTACCGATATTTGATAGTTTTCTAGTTCACAAGGCACAGaaccaataaatattttgccacGAACATCTTCCTCTCGTATGCCCAAATTACTTCCTTCAATTGTAATAAGAGTTCCACCCTCGATTGGCCCAGATAATGGTTTAATAATATCAATTCTTGGTAATGGGCACTCGTTTTCTATAGACGATTTAGATCCTGAGCTAATAGAAATTTTATCATCTGTGCATGTTTCATTATATACACATGAGTTGCTGCACCAAGCACATTTGTATTTTGGATCACGAGTTACGCACAAACTGCAATCAGCATGTTCCCGATGAGAGCCCAACACGTCACACTTGTATAATGTAACGATTGCGGTGTCCACATAATGCTGGAAGTTCCATGTAACTACAACCTTCGCCTGATATTCATGTGTATTAGTCTCGTAGAAATATGGTGTTTTTTCGCAAACTACAATTTTGTTTGACTCAACATGAGCAGGGAGTAGCATCTGAGCTGCTTCAATATGTATGGTACATAAAAAACCAGCATGTGCGCTCTTGGGTTTTGGTAAATTTTCAATCTCTAGCCTAATTTCTATTGGCACTCTCACAGGTAGAAGTATTTCcggatgatttttttttaagtgggGGCAGTGACCAACAGTATTTACAGCATTTTCTATGTTACGGCATTGCAATGATTTGTGAACGCACTTATTGTCAAAAATACACCAGTTGCACCCCCAGGAACTTTGTAAACACTCCTGGCAATTTTCATGATGTGAGCAGtcaaaaaaagcaaaattcCTTGATACAAAATCCTTATTTGTCTCCGAACTTCTTACTGACAATGGCACCAAAATATGATCACTGTTTGTTGGTATTAATGGTCTTTCATCTAATGGGGGAGTAGCACATCCGAGTCCGTTTTCCAAAATTTCGGCATCAATGGGGGTGGAATTTCCAAAAACACATCGGTATTTTGCATTAAAAGGTTCGGGCAAAGTTCGAATTATTAAATGCAGGTGCGATAATTCGGAAATTGGTATTTTCTCTGGGATAATAGATTCAAATTCTATGCATTGCTGTCCACTACCTAATGAAAGCCACCTTGATGCAGATGTATCTCGCTGGCATGTTGATCGAACAGTGCACCGCTTCTCCAAGGAACACCATCCACAAAAAGGATCCCGAGACTCTAAGCAAGCGGAACAATTCGTGTAAACAGAACAGTGTTCAATTCTAAGCTTAGTTATTTTTCGTTGAGAAAGTACgtaaagaaaatcattttttggCGACATCATTGTATTTGGTAGTATACGATTTCCAGCATCCACAACTATTTCCTCGTACTCGCCTGGACTTTGACCAGATAATAAAACTTTTTTGATCACTCCCATGTTCGTTCCAAGAAATGCAAGAGAATGCTGTTGATCAGTCGTTGAAGTTGCTGTGACTGAAGTAACTGAAACattatcaaaatgaaaaagtgcGTGTGCAGTGATTGGGGATACTCCGCTTATTTTAAGTCCCACAGAGCAAAAGTTGTAAATGTTACCGAGCGAACCAACTATTGGACATCTGCCATCATTAATGGTGCCGGATATATAGCCCAAATTTCGATCTTTTGTGGTTCCGTTAAAACACAGAtggatattttcaataaacatGTCTTCAATATCTTTAAtgctatatatacacatagcAGACATACTTTCTGGCTGATTACTTATTTCTTTTGAGGGAGAAAAAACGGTTATTAAGACATTATCGTCTTTTTTTATGCCCATTTTTTGCGCCAATTTGTGGCTGGCTGGGGTTACTTTCGCATCCCGCACAATATTGTAGTCAACATTGTTTTCAGTTGCAGTGCATTGAACAGTTATTTCAGTATAGCTGTCGTAATTAGGATCTGTAATGCAAATGCGTGCCAAGCGTGTTACATAACCGGCCTCATCAGCtaaatgtgattttttttgAACAATTATAAAGTACGCATACTCAGAAGAATTAAAGCCGTAAATATAATCGACTAGAAAATGATCCCGATATTTTACATCGATATTTATAATTGACTGCTGTATTGAGAATTCAGCATAGTTTAAATCATCCAGTCGGCGGGACGAAATGGCTGGCACGTCATGGCGATAATCACCAACATTCGTAAATGTTGTCCCCACATATAAAATATCCTCTTCTTTCCATGCATATCTCGCCGGACCTACAAATGCATATGTAGACGCGTTTTCATCGTTAGCAGCCAAAGGAACTGCGAAGAACTGGGGCGTTGCTGGAAAACGTGGCAGGCTATAAATTTCGCAGGCTCCTGAAAATAaagattatttaattattatcgCGGAATTTTTTTAAACCTATTTTAAGGACAAAATATAACACCTAAGTCTAACTTGTAAAGTAAAAATGTATACTACATGTAGAAGGGAACGTTTCCGAACCTATAAAGTATTACAAATCTTTATCTTGATGACTAACCGAGTCGATCTACTCatgtctgtctgcctgtccGTCCATACGAACGCTGAGATCTCAAACTATAAAAGGTGAAAATTTTTGCCCACAAACCGCAGAAATATGTCAAGCCAACAATTTTcattatacatacaaatatatttcacattGTTGCGGCCAGAATTCCACAGGGCGATTACGTAATTGGCGACCAGAAATTAGCTTACATAAATTTGAGACTTTTGATTCTCTTAGCTAGCCCAtttacagctgtgttcaaaaaaatagcagtgcgatGGAAACTAAGAAACACAAATGTATTTCTCCATGTCCCTTTTTTgaatccacttttttttcacttatttttgtaaaatggaatgtatagatatagaaaaaaaagaaaatcccgtcagtttttcatgttatcctttttttatttacattcttgagCAAATTCACCACTTTTAGGCTGTTCATAAGAATAGCAGTCTCTGGTTTTGTCCATCGTAAGGTCTCGAAatgatcaatattttctaaaaagtgagtttggttaagttaattcgtatattttaaagggcaataaattaaaaagaaatttaaaaaattgtattttagtgggtagaggacaccactgctcccaggagaaaagaatgttaatttttaagcttagaaaggaaggaaaaacatataaggacattcaaaaaacccttgaatgctctgccaaaatggtatccaataccattaaatatgaatggaagcccgaaaaccgTGGTACCATACTTAAAACCACAGATATAGAGGATCGGCGCATAGTTCGTTACAGCAAAGTCTAtccttttgcatcctttggggaCATAAAGTCTGAGCTGAACTTGGGAAAAAGCGACGTTACTATTCAGAGATGACTACTGAATCAAAATTTAAGTGCGAGGAGTCCACAAAAGGATCCCCTACTTAGCCCTAGGCACATTAAGGCAAGGTTAAGCTTCCCTAAAACCTACCTAATCTGGCCAGTTTCCAAATGGCATAATATCCTTTGGATTGATGGGTCAAAAGTAGTGCTATTTGGTAGAACTGGTTCACTACAGTATATCTGATGACTATGGCTcagatttggcaagttgtgcCGGATGCATGGTCAAAAATACCCCCAaacgttgccaggacctggtggactccatgtcGCGTGGTTGTAAGCTGTACTGGCTAACAAAGGCTATCCAACCAAGTATTAGGCcctaattaacacattaaaaagaaaaactaagttcGTTCTAATTcatgttgatttttttttaccattttttcatagcactgctattttagtgaacacctgaatttctgcctattatgttgttttgatctatattttcgaaactattaaagaaatgaaagtgaaacatttgctaaattgtttgaaattaaatacctaacgatattataaaaaaaatttgaccattaaaattgtaaatcataggaattttttaacttaaactcgcaggtcccaagcactgctatttttttgaacacagctgtatatttttttagtcgTCAGATGCTATGGTCGTCCGTCATAATATCAGAGAAATCGTACCGAACttatatttatgattataaAGCCTCGGAGTTTGTGCAACAGTAGAGcgaaaacatttgaaaaatgatttaatcttattaattttatttgtctagccaatttctatatatatttgtattatttgttatactTGTAGAGTAAGAGGGATTTgtttaaaagtatgtaaaatGCAGAATGAAACGATTTCGACCCTATAAGAATATAAacgtccacacttttgaaaaatgattaaatattttttaatgatttaaatgattttttaatgatttaatttaaagattaaatgatttaatcttattaattttatttgtctagccaatttctatatatatttgtattatttgttatactTGTAGAGTAAGAGGGATTTgtttaaaagtatgtaaaatGCAGAATGAAACGATTTCGACCCTATAAGAATATAAacgtccacacttttgaaaaatgattaaatattttttaattttgtataaatctaaatatttatatatcttgtacattttttgttaCATATTATTACagtttttcaaatttctatcgatatgccagaaaaataatgaaattgacgatgtttcatattttttataatcaTATTCCTTCCGCACTTTCGAATAATTACTCATTGTCGATGCTTTTTTATATGGAGCCCAAAAACACTGAGACATTGGTCTACAATGACTACAAATAATGACCAATAACTTCTATAAACCAATACAATATGTCAGGGGTTTCGGTTCCATACGAAGCCAGCGACTTAAGtctcttatttttattttgatatgtGTTTGCCATTTTACCTTGTCGAATGCTTCCACACGCTATGAGTATACCATCGTGCGCGTAGCTTACTACGAGAATTTTGTTGAAGTTATTGACAAGCGATGTCTCAATATCTTCCGGACAGCCTCCTGCGTGACATTGAGGGGAATCATGTAACGGCCCAGTAACAGCCTCAGCCAGCACTCGAAGGTTTTCGTTAAgtttaagtattttatttgtagCACCCGCAAACAAAACATTGTGCATAAAGTCGAAGCTCAAGTGTGTAAAGTAATTTTTA
This region of Drosophila simulans strain w501 chromosome 4, Prin_Dsim_3.1, whole genome shotgun sequence genomic DNA includes:
- the LOC6724685 gene encoding plexin-B, which codes for MLRKELSCVNIIHVLHVLCIIIIFGPQHYCVSCIEELPAQVLSPLNDIVAQFNLPSIPVQSTASSYGNRSIGNNIERVIDSQSKNYFTHLSFDFMHNVLFAGATNKILKLNENLRVLAEAVTGPLHDSPQCHAGGCPEDIETSLVNNFNKILVVSYAHDGILIACGSIRQGACEIYSLPRFPATPQFFAVPLAANDENASTYAFVGPARYAWKEEDILYVGTTFTNVGDYRHDVPAISSRRLDDLNYAEFSIQQSIINIDVKYRDHFLVDYIYGFNSSEYAYFIIVQKKSHLADEAGYVTRLARICITDPNYDSYTEITVQCTATENNVDYNIVRDAKVTPASHKLAQKMGIKKDDNVLITVFSPSKEISNQPESMSAMCIYSIKDIEDMFIENIHLCFNGTTKDRNLGYISGTINDGRCPIVGSLGNIYNFCSVGLKISGVSPITAHALFHFDNVSVTSVTATSTTDQQHSLAFLGTNMGVIKKVLLSGQSPGEYEEIVVDAGNRILPNTMMSPKNDFLYVLSQRKITKLRIEHCSVYTNCSACLESRDPFCGWCSLEKRCTVRSTCQRDTSASRWLSLGSGQQCIEFESIIPEKIPISELSHLHLIIRTLPEPFNAKYRCVFGNSTPIDAEILENGLGCATPPLDERPLIPTNSDHILVPLSVRSSETNKDFVSRNFAFFDCSHHENCQECLQSSWGCNWCIFDNKCVHKSLQCRNIENAVNTVGHCPHLKKNHPEILLPVRVPIEIRLEIENLPKPKSAHAGFLCTIHIEAAQMLLPAHVESNKIVVCEKTPYFYETNTHEYQAKVVVTWNFQHYVDTAIVTLYKCDVLGSHREHADCSLCVTRDPKYKCAWCSNSCVYNETCTDDKISISSGSKSSIENECPLPRIDIIKPLSGPIEGGTLITIEGSNLGIREEDVRGKIFIGSVPCELENYQISVKIECRTGAALYEMSAPIKVANDAGFTESSVQFHFKNVLLTGLYPTIGPRSGGTQLSLIGKFLNIGSTMRAFLDEYECHIDVTQASSSQVSCTTSEATQPEPIRSLHLVIDGANRTLECQISAPSITNTNPTRSSFGSYHLRSPPRQPCSIFNYTQDPRIMQIKPLRSFKSGGRVLTVHGIYLNSIQKPELEVFYDNERVNKTSCVVINSNQMECPSPPVNYKFETFKKTNRKMDTELHLQNSSIPAETRYKNEYERKKRRANFGDNFRLYTNEGSSANYFVNTTFVKVHETQLNLQLSFVMDNVQLVRNLNKYFHDIRSTIVYLADPKYLPFPNDGVKLYKGDSLVIEGELLNLAADEYDVNVTIGTSQCNITSLALNQLLCIPPEQQPLPTDENGVDQSTDLPLVVVKVGRNLRFVIGYLKYDLNKPYVFSHALLVGILTVALLVVVFVIVLIIFRRKSTQAEREYKRIQIQMITLESNVRSECKQAFAELQTDMTDLTADLESTGIPTLDHVNYIMKVFFPGVSDHPILNSPKFREGSPQTNYDAAMVQFEQLIGNKYFLLMFIETLEAQRSSFSIRDRVNVASLIMVVLMNKMEYATEILKSLLLRLIDKSLASKHPQLMLRRTESVVEKMLTNYLAICMYDYLKEYAGSNLFLLFKAIKHQIEKGLVDAITNDARYSLSEERLLHEQVTHSVVILHILQDDLDEKVQCRVNDWDTISQVKLKILDAIFKNTPFSMRPSVHEVDLEWRHGRGGHLTLQDEDLTTKTVNGWKRLNTLAHYGVKESAVMSLIARQNDNYHIPYSKNQNSAPYHNFYFINNSQNHIIINNDIESGLQQPRLYHLVKPNIPDHYMNIKNSVLSGGSPAFQSHVVNNCNDRVNKTIPEVYLTRLLATKGTIQKFVDDFFSIILTVNEELPPAVKWLFDLLDEAARRHDIADTDIVHAWKSNCLPLRFWVNFIKNPDFIFDVNKTYSVDSCLSVIAQTFMDACSTSEHRLGKDSPSNKLLFAKDIPNYRIMVKEFYRDVSRLPQISDQEMSTAMQQLSVRQNEEFDTISALKELYIYITKYKDQIMESLETDINCRKMHLSRKLGNVAATLDGDCTSNC